A window of Pusillimonas sp. T7-7 contains these coding sequences:
- a CDS encoding carbohydrate ABC transporter permease translates to MTELIKSNKRADKSEKQETHGMDYLQTLPRRWVTIYIPLGILVFILLFPFYWMAMTAIKPNSEMLLSSGNPFWVIAPTLQHFKDLLFNTPFTEWLINTVIISVVATFLSLAASVFGAYAIERLRFQGSKQVGFAIFFAYLVPPSILFIPLASIVFKLGLFDTRWALILTYPTFLIPFCTWLLMGYFRSIPYELEECALIDGATRWQILIKIILPLAVPGLISAGIFAFTLSWNEFIYALTFVSSSEVKTVPVGVVTELVEGDVYHWGQLMAGALLGSVPVAIVYSFFVEYYVSGMTGAVKE, encoded by the coding sequence ATGACTGAGTTGATCAAGAGCAACAAACGCGCCGACAAAAGCGAAAAGCAAGAAACCCACGGCATGGATTATTTGCAGACGCTGCCGCGGCGCTGGGTGACCATCTACATACCGCTAGGCATATTGGTGTTCATACTGCTGTTTCCGTTCTACTGGATGGCAATGACCGCCATCAAGCCCAACTCGGAAATGCTGTTAAGCAGCGGCAATCCGTTCTGGGTCATTGCGCCAACACTCCAGCACTTCAAGGACTTGCTGTTTAATACGCCGTTTACCGAATGGCTGATCAATACCGTGATCATCTCGGTGGTCGCCACCTTCCTGTCGCTGGCGGCCAGCGTTTTTGGCGCCTATGCCATCGAGCGTTTGCGATTCCAGGGTTCCAAGCAGGTGGGCTTTGCCATTTTCTTTGCCTACCTGGTGCCGCCCTCGATTTTGTTCATTCCCTTGGCCTCCATCGTCTTCAAACTGGGGCTGTTCGATACGCGTTGGGCATTGATACTTACCTACCCGACCTTTCTGATTCCATTTTGCACCTGGCTACTGATGGGGTACTTTCGATCCATACCCTATGAACTTGAAGAGTGCGCGCTCATAGATGGCGCCACGCGCTGGCAAATTCTGATCAAGATCATTTTGCCGCTGGCCGTGCCCGGCTTGATATCGGCAGGGATATTTGCGTTTACCCTGTCGTGGAACGAGTTCATTTATGCACTGACCTTTGTTTCATCATCCGAGGTCAAGACCGTGCCGGTGGGCGTGGTCACTGAATTGGTGGAAGGCGATGTCTATCATTGGGGCCAGCTGATGGCCGGCGCCTTGCTTGGGTCAGTGCCGGTGGCGATCGTGTATTCGTTCTTTGTTGAGTACTACGTTTCAGGCATGACTGGCGCGGTCAAGGAATAA
- a CDS encoding FadR/GntR family transcriptional regulator — protein sequence MNKAVTSPTDKLQKTDTLADRVTHILLAEIRENKFPAHSRLPSEAVMAKRFGVSRTVIREAVSRLKAEGLVDTRQGSGTSVLEPNTATPFRLDARTQDSLKAVLRVIELRRGVEAEMAALAAERRSAAQFARIKKAFNAIKKAERAGRDGVDEDLAFHTEISQACGNPLYTSLLSYLSLYLHTAIVVTRANEAQRDDFSRQVHEEHTAIMDAISRKDPGAARAAALHHMEGAASRLKAIDAASWTAPMDEAARRLNHMRE from the coding sequence ATGAATAAAGCGGTAACATCACCAACCGATAAATTGCAAAAAACCGATACGCTCGCAGATCGGGTAACTCATATTCTGCTTGCTGAAATACGGGAAAATAAATTCCCGGCGCATTCGCGTTTACCCTCTGAGGCCGTCATGGCCAAGCGCTTCGGGGTCAGTCGTACCGTAATTCGCGAGGCTGTCTCGCGCTTGAAGGCAGAAGGTTTGGTCGATACCCGGCAGGGTAGCGGCACCAGCGTCCTGGAGCCCAATACAGCCACCCCTTTTCGTCTCGATGCCCGTACGCAGGATTCCTTGAAAGCGGTATTGCGTGTAATTGAGCTGCGCCGCGGGGTTGAAGCGGAAATGGCGGCTTTGGCCGCCGAGCGCCGCAGTGCCGCGCAGTTTGCACGCATCAAGAAAGCGTTCAATGCCATCAAGAAAGCAGAGCGCGCGGGCCGCGACGGTGTCGATGAAGATCTTGCGTTTCATACAGAGATCTCGCAGGCTTGCGGTAACCCGCTGTATACGTCTTTGCTGTCTTATTTAAGCCTGTATTTGCATACGGCCATCGTGGTCACACGCGCCAACGAAGCCCAGCGTGATGACTTCAGCAGGCAAGTGCACGAAGAGCATACAGCCATCATGGATGCCATCTCTCGCAAGGATCCTGGGGCCGCTCGCGCAGCAGCTTTGCACCATATGGAAGGCGCGGCCAGTCGCTTGAAGGCGATTGACGCCGCATCCTGGACGGCCCCCATGGACGAAGCTGCGCGGCGTTTGAACCATATGCGTGAATAA
- a CDS encoding LysR substrate-binding domain-containing protein, whose protein sequence is MNSGGNMRRIPNFALLKTFESAARLESFTLAALELHVTQSAVSHQVRKLEEYFGRALFIRQNRRVQLTAEGSRLLESLSRVFDVIETACAEVALAPHAQVLALHCSPSLASKWLSPRLPEFMQAHPDIIIRLTSGAEPIDLTRTRELDLVISYGAVRERTGIVSIPLGIERIAPMCSPTLLNPALPTQYLLSRLTLIDSQLSPVTWADWFSSNALELPGSPRPSYDRASLAISAAVDGLGVILESTRLARRELENGELVELGREEFLPCSREIHFVSYRASEGQVQKIEKFRNWLMVKSAD, encoded by the coding sequence ATGAATAGCGGAGGCAACATGCGGCGCATTCCCAACTTTGCACTGCTCAAGACTTTTGAATCCGCCGCGCGTCTGGAAAGCTTCACACTGGCCGCCCTGGAGCTGCATGTCACACAATCGGCGGTGAGCCACCAAGTACGAAAACTGGAAGAGTATTTTGGCCGAGCGCTGTTTATCAGGCAGAATCGGCGAGTACAGCTGACAGCGGAAGGTAGCCGCCTGCTGGAAAGCCTGTCTCGGGTATTCGATGTCATCGAAACGGCCTGTGCCGAAGTTGCCCTGGCGCCACATGCGCAAGTGCTGGCACTGCACTGTTCGCCAAGCCTCGCCAGCAAATGGCTAAGCCCGCGCCTGCCCGAGTTCATGCAAGCCCATCCAGACATCATCATTCGGCTTACTTCCGGCGCCGAACCCATAGACCTGACACGAACCCGCGAGCTTGATCTGGTGATTTCGTACGGCGCGGTGCGTGAGCGCACCGGCATTGTTTCCATACCACTGGGCATCGAGCGCATTGCGCCAATGTGCTCACCTACGCTGCTCAATCCAGCCCTGCCCACGCAATACTTGCTGAGCCGCCTGACGTTAATCGACTCTCAGCTTAGCCCCGTAACCTGGGCAGACTGGTTTTCCAGCAATGCTCTTGAACTGCCCGGCAGCCCCCGCCCCTCTTACGATCGCGCCTCTCTGGCCATTTCAGCAGCCGTCGATGGCTTGGGTGTCATACTTGAAAGCACCAGGCTGGCCAGGCGCGAACTGGAAAATGGCGAGCTGGTGGAGCTGGGCCGGGAAGAATTCCTTCCGTGCAGCAGGGAAATCCATTTTGTTTCCTACCGAGCCAGCGAAGGCCAGGTACAAAAAATCGAAAAATTTCGTAATTGGCTGATGGTGAAATCGGCTGACTAA
- a CDS encoding ABC transporter substrate-binding protein, with protein sequence MTKQTRRDFLRSTAAVAAVSAWGIPGSAGAAGPTLEYKPEEGAELRVLRWRRFVQGEEDQWMANTKKFTEQTGVKVRVDHEGFENIRPKAAVAARVGSGPDVILGWYDDPHQYPEKLLDVSELGEYLGNKYGGWYDVCKKYGKNENKWIAIPLGAVGNALVYRESMIKAAGFDAIPEDTAGFLKLCQALKAKGTPAAFALGHAVLDGNAWVHWLLWSHGGMVSDPKGNVVLDSPETVAALEYSKQLYDTFLPGTLSWQDPSNNKVFFDGQIGLTNNGISVYYAAKLSKDPTIHAMATDIHHAHYPVGPVGKPTELPGITQMMAFKYTKYPNAAKAYIQFMMEADQYDPWMEASIGYVSQSLKAYEKNPIWTADPKHTVYRDSASRMLDNGYNGPLGAASAAVMADYVILDMFASAASGDMTPQEAAKQAAERAKRYYKS encoded by the coding sequence ATGACGAAGCAGACGAGACGTGATTTTTTGCGATCGACGGCAGCGGTTGCTGCGGTATCCGCATGGGGTATTCCAGGCAGCGCCGGCGCTGCCGGTCCAACACTTGAATACAAACCCGAAGAAGGGGCTGAGCTACGCGTTCTAAGGTGGCGCCGCTTCGTGCAGGGTGAAGAAGACCAGTGGATGGCCAACACCAAGAAATTCACAGAGCAAACCGGCGTCAAGGTCCGGGTTGATCACGAAGGTTTCGAGAACATCCGGCCCAAGGCTGCGGTGGCGGCCCGAGTCGGATCAGGGCCCGATGTGATTCTGGGCTGGTACGACGACCCCCACCAGTACCCGGAAAAACTGCTTGATGTTTCTGAGCTGGGTGAGTATCTGGGCAATAAGTATGGCGGTTGGTATGACGTTTGCAAAAAATACGGCAAAAACGAAAATAAATGGATCGCCATCCCATTGGGTGCTGTCGGCAATGCGCTGGTATACCGCGAAAGCATGATCAAGGCAGCCGGCTTCGACGCCATTCCGGAAGATACGGCCGGCTTCCTGAAGCTATGCCAGGCTTTGAAGGCCAAAGGCACACCCGCTGCATTTGCGCTGGGCCATGCCGTGCTTGACGGCAATGCCTGGGTACACTGGCTGCTGTGGTCGCATGGCGGCATGGTGTCCGATCCCAAAGGCAATGTCGTGCTTGATTCGCCGGAAACCGTAGCGGCTCTTGAATACTCCAAGCAGCTCTACGACACTTTCCTGCCTGGTACCCTGTCGTGGCAAGACCCATCAAACAACAAGGTGTTTTTTGATGGCCAGATCGGCCTGACCAACAACGGCATTTCGGTGTACTACGCGGCCAAGCTGTCCAAAGACCCCACCATCCACGCCATGGCTACCGACATCCACCACGCGCACTACCCGGTAGGTCCGGTAGGCAAGCCCACCGAACTACCCGGCATCACGCAAATGATGGCGTTCAAATACACAAAATACCCGAACGCTGCCAAAGCATACATACAGTTCATGATGGAAGCCGATCAATACGATCCATGGATGGAGGCATCCATAGGCTATGTCAGCCAATCGCTCAAGGCTTACGAGAAAAATCCCATCTGGACTGCCGATCCGAAGCACACTGTTTACCGCGACTCGGCATCACGCATGCTCGACAACGGCTACAACGGCCCGCTGGGCGCTGCATCCGCAGCGGTCATGGCCGACTACGTGATACTCGATATGTTCGCTTCGGCCGCCAGCGGAGACATGACGCCACAAGAAGCAGCAAAGCAGGCGGCGGAACGGGCCAAGCGCTACTACAAAAGCTGA
- a CDS encoding carbohydrate ABC transporter permease: MLSRKLNNSNVLGILFMLPSAILLLVFLTYPLGLGVWLGFTDTDLGSSGEWIGLDNYLYLIGDPVTQLALFNTIFYTTVASIVKFGLGLWLALLLNKNLPFKSLFRSIVLLPWIVPTALSALAFWWIYDAQFSIISWTLVKLGLIDEYINFLGDPWNARFSTIAANIWRGIPFVAITLLAGLQTISPALYEAASIDGVSPWQQFRYVTLPLLTPIIAVVMTFSVLFTFTDFQLIYVLTRGGPLNATHLMTTLSFQRAIPGGALGEGSALAIMMIPFLLGAIMFSYFGLQRQAWQRGGDK, from the coding sequence TTGCTGTCGCGCAAGTTGAATAATAGTAATGTGCTGGGCATATTGTTTATGTTGCCCTCTGCAATACTGCTGCTGGTTTTCCTGACGTATCCGCTCGGGTTGGGTGTATGGCTGGGCTTTACGGATACTGACCTGGGCTCGTCAGGCGAATGGATAGGCCTGGATAATTATTTATACCTGATCGGCGATCCCGTTACGCAACTCGCCCTCTTCAATACCATTTTCTATACTACGGTCGCCAGCATTGTGAAGTTCGGCCTGGGCTTATGGCTGGCGCTATTGCTGAACAAGAACCTGCCGTTCAAATCACTTTTCCGTTCGATTGTCTTATTACCCTGGATTGTGCCTACAGCGCTTTCGGCACTGGCATTCTGGTGGATTTACGACGCGCAGTTTTCCATCATCAGCTGGACGCTGGTGAAGCTGGGCCTCATCGACGAATACATCAATTTTCTGGGCGACCCGTGGAATGCTCGTTTTTCCACGATCGCAGCCAATATCTGGCGAGGCATTCCCTTTGTCGCCATTACCCTGCTGGCCGGGCTGCAGACCATTTCACCCGCGCTCTACGAGGCAGCTTCCATCGATGGCGTATCCCCTTGGCAGCAGTTTCGCTATGTGACCCTGCCTCTGCTGACGCCCATTATTGCGGTGGTCATGACGTTTTCAGTGCTCTTCACCTTTACCGACTTCCAGCTGATTTATGTACTGACTCGAGGCGGACCGCTGAATGCCACCCACTTGATGACGACCTTGTCCTTTCAACGGGCCATTCCCGGCGGTGCATTGGGCGAAGGGTCGGCCCTGGCCATCATGATGATTCCGTTCCTGCTGGGCGCCATCATGTTTTCGTATTTTGGACTGCAGCGCCAAGCCTGGCAGCGCGGGGGTGACAAATGA
- a CDS encoding DUF3313 domain-containing protein produces MSKRNRLRNIFLSLSAVTLVAGCATSSIPTQSGFLPDYSRLHQEAVPGGGTRLAYVNPAFTPARYNAIKLDPVVYYPEPRPTEGISMETLTQIRNALDQSLRKKLRQKIRLVDQAGPGVAHVRLAITAVGSETRQLKAYQFIPVALAVTGAKAVAQGGLPNDATIAIESHVTDSKSGELLYASVRGGTGERIVDAAQGQGGVQLSSLQPLIDEWTTAAANIVPKYVKGK; encoded by the coding sequence ATGAGCAAACGAAATCGACTGCGGAATATTTTTTTGTCCCTTTCAGCGGTCACTCTTGTGGCCGGCTGCGCTACATCATCTATTCCGACGCAATCGGGTTTTTTGCCTGATTACTCGCGCTTGCACCAAGAGGCTGTGCCGGGGGGCGGGACGCGTCTGGCTTACGTGAACCCTGCTTTCACACCAGCACGCTACAACGCAATAAAGCTGGATCCGGTCGTGTATTACCCTGAGCCTCGGCCCACAGAGGGTATTTCGATGGAAACATTAACGCAGATCCGTAACGCGCTGGATCAATCGTTGCGTAAGAAGCTGAGGCAAAAGATCAGACTGGTTGACCAGGCCGGGCCGGGTGTCGCCCATGTGCGCCTGGCAATCACAGCGGTCGGAAGTGAAACACGGCAGTTGAAGGCTTATCAATTCATACCTGTCGCTCTGGCCGTGACAGGAGCCAAGGCCGTGGCGCAAGGCGGCTTGCCGAACGATGCCACAATTGCCATCGAGTCGCATGTCACCGACAGCAAGTCAGGTGAGCTGTTGTATGCCTCGGTACGGGGTGGCACAGGAGAGCGCATTGTTGACGCAGCCCAAGGGCAGGGCGGCGTCCAGCTGTCCAGCTTGCAGCCTTTGATTGACGAATGGACCACGGCTGCGGCCAACATAGTACCGAAATACGTCAAAGGGAAATAA
- a CDS encoding ABC transporter ATP-binding protein yields MASVQIRGVQKYFGGTQVIRGVDIDIEDGQFAVLVGPSGCGKSTLLRMLAGLEEITEGEISIGGKVVNDMPPKERDIAMVFQNYALYPHMSVYDNMAFSLMLAKVEKSAVKERVDRASSILGLNNLLDRYPRQLSGGQRQRVAMGRAIVRDPQVFLFDEPLSNLDAKLRVQMRAEIRELHQRLRTTSVYVTHDQIEAMTMADQIVVMRDGVVEQRGRPLDLYDHPANLFVAGFIGSPAMNFLPGVLRAEGSEKQVELSDGTRLPVPQGIAAGTEGQRVIYGVRPEHLIIQAGTQGIKTEVVVIEPTGANTEIHCRSSDADIVAVFRERHNFAPGETLVLVPDHNNTHLFDAETGQSLAKQ; encoded by the coding sequence ATGGCATCAGTGCAGATTCGTGGCGTACAGAAGTATTTTGGTGGTACACAAGTAATTCGTGGCGTCGACATCGACATCGAGGACGGCCAGTTTGCCGTGCTGGTGGGCCCGTCAGGCTGCGGCAAATCCACATTGCTGCGCATGCTGGCCGGGCTCGAAGAGATTACTGAAGGCGAAATCTCCATTGGCGGCAAAGTTGTCAATGACATGCCTCCAAAAGAACGCGATATCGCCATGGTGTTTCAGAACTATGCACTGTATCCGCACATGTCGGTCTACGACAACATGGCTTTTTCGCTGATGCTGGCCAAGGTTGAGAAATCAGCAGTAAAGGAACGTGTCGACCGCGCTTCCAGCATTCTGGGCCTGAACAACTTGCTGGATCGCTATCCGCGCCAACTCTCGGGCGGACAACGCCAGCGGGTGGCCATGGGACGCGCCATTGTGCGCGACCCCCAGGTCTTTTTGTTCGACGAACCCTTGTCGAACCTGGATGCCAAGCTGCGTGTACAAATGCGTGCCGAAATCCGCGAGCTGCACCAGCGCCTGCGCACGACATCAGTTTATGTCACCCACGACCAGATCGAAGCCATGACCATGGCCGACCAAATTGTGGTCATGCGAGACGGCGTCGTAGAGCAACGAGGCCGCCCACTAGACCTGTACGACCACCCCGCCAACCTGTTCGTAGCCGGCTTCATAGGTTCGCCGGCCATGAACTTCCTGCCGGGCGTGCTGCGTGCCGAAGGTAGCGAGAAGCAGGTGGAGCTCAGTGACGGCACACGACTGCCTGTCCCGCAAGGCATCGCAGCCGGTACCGAAGGACAACGAGTCATTTACGGTGTTCGTCCCGAACACCTGATCATTCAAGCAGGCACACAAGGAATCAAGACTGAAGTTGTTGTGATCGAGCCAACAGGCGCCAACACCGAGATTCATTGTCGTTCCAGCGACGCGGACATTGTTGCCGTGTTTCGTGAACGCCATAACTTCGCGCCCGGTGAAACCCTGGTTCTGGTTCCAGATCACAACAATACGCACTTGTTTGATGCAGAAACTGGCCAGTCATTGGCAAAACAATAA
- a CDS encoding class II aldolase/adducin family protein, translated as MQTVLESTPEIQFKDGRVSIYQPEQADRIFPTVPEFSNSTDERRHLKERLVASCRAFALHGLDYGFAGHLTVRDPEHPDLYWTNPMAVHFSQVKVSNLILADHTGKVVEGRHAINRAGFVLHSAVHEAHPDIVAMCHAHTVYGGAFASLGKKLEPITQDAAVFFEDHVVIGDEAGQVAVEVKAGNKISNAFTGVKAAIHQNHGLFTVSRHSIEAAAFWFIALERCCQQQLMIDATGIAPRMVSPERARYSREHVGSEYIGWLHFQAIWGQLVETQPDMFD; from the coding sequence ATGCAAACCGTGCTGGAATCAACACCTGAAATCCAATTCAAGGATGGGCGTGTGTCCATTTATCAGCCCGAGCAGGCTGATCGTATTTTTCCGACCGTGCCCGAGTTTTCGAATTCCACCGACGAACGGCGGCATCTTAAAGAACGTCTTGTCGCATCGTGCCGCGCCTTTGCGTTACATGGCCTTGATTACGGCTTTGCTGGACACCTTACTGTGCGCGACCCTGAGCATCCGGATTTGTACTGGACCAACCCCATGGCAGTACATTTTTCACAGGTCAAGGTATCTAACCTGATCCTGGCGGACCATACCGGCAAGGTGGTTGAGGGGCGGCACGCCATCAACCGCGCCGGCTTTGTATTGCATTCAGCCGTGCACGAAGCTCATCCTGACATTGTCGCAATGTGCCATGCCCACACAGTGTATGGTGGCGCATTTGCGTCGCTGGGCAAGAAGCTCGAGCCCATTACGCAAGACGCAGCTGTTTTTTTCGAAGACCATGTCGTCATTGGCGACGAGGCGGGGCAGGTTGCGGTTGAAGTCAAGGCCGGCAATAAAATCTCTAATGCCTTTACCGGTGTCAAAGCCGCCATACACCAGAACCATGGCTTGTTTACCGTTAGCCGCCACAGCATTGAGGCGGCTGCCTTTTGGTTTATAGCCCTCGAGCGTTGCTGTCAGCAGCAGCTCATGATCGATGCTACCGGGATTGCGCCACGCATGGTCAGTCCCGAACGCGCCCGCTATAGCCGCGAGCATGTAGGCAGTGAATACATAGGCTGGCTGCACTTCCAGGCTATTTGGGGGCAGTTGGTCGAGACTCAGCCCGATATGTTCGACTGA
- a CDS encoding peptidoglycan DD-metalloendopeptidase family protein, with amino-acid sequence MPVLWCRLLATLAIVALLAACGTTKPVGVGEYRVVRGDTLTKIAQMHGQSVSSLKRLNKLKDADHIRVGQILKVKGAAAQGAYTSPAPVSGPSIAAPRSIKLVWPAEGKTRRGSSASNSQAVYIAAAEGTPIKAAAGGKVVYAGNGLRGYGNMLIVNHDANFLSVYAHNKDLLVKEGMQVKQGQTIATMGSTESNAVQLYFELRYNGKAVDALRYLPK; translated from the coding sequence TTGCCTGTATTGTGGTGCCGACTTCTTGCCACATTGGCCATCGTGGCCTTGCTGGCCGCATGCGGAACGACCAAGCCCGTTGGGGTTGGCGAATATCGTGTGGTCAGGGGCGACACCTTGACAAAGATTGCGCAAATGCACGGGCAAAGCGTCAGCTCCCTCAAGCGTTTGAACAAGCTGAAGGACGCTGACCATATTCGTGTCGGCCAAATTCTGAAAGTAAAGGGCGCTGCCGCCCAGGGCGCTTACACGTCCCCCGCTCCAGTCAGCGGCCCGTCGATTGCGGCGCCGCGGTCGATCAAGCTGGTCTGGCCCGCCGAGGGCAAAACACGCCGGGGATCCTCGGCGTCCAACAGCCAGGCCGTCTATATTGCAGCCGCTGAAGGAACGCCGATCAAGGCCGCAGCCGGCGGCAAGGTGGTCTATGCGGGCAATGGCTTACGCGGCTATGGCAATATGCTGATCGTCAATCACGATGCCAATTTCCTAAGCGTTTATGCCCATAACAAAGACTTGCTCGTCAAAGAGGGTATGCAGGTCAAGCAGGGGCAAACCATAGCCACTATGGGCAGCACCGAAAGCAATGCCGTCCAGCTGTATTTTGAGTTGCGCTATAACGGCAAGGCCGTGGATGCCTTGCGCTATCTGCCTAAATAA
- a CDS encoding DMT family transporter: protein MVIYKAYVLLALTTLFWAGNSVAGKWAVGHASPMVLVTARWASVMLVLYLFKRGQIGADWPAIRPRLGYLLFLGALGFTVFSVALYYALVYTTVINASILQGGMPLFVFAASFLLFSSRVGRAQMIGFVLSFIGVIVIALRGDFANLIALSINFGDALMLVAIVSYGIYTAALRSKPHVHWTSLMFVLCLGATLAALPLLAFEAVQGKTIFPDMLGWAAIAYIVIFPSFLSQVFYIRAVELIGANRAGLFINLLPVWGALLAVTMINEEFHPYHAMALMMILAGISLAEYGGRKQVRAELEGRQKGD, encoded by the coding sequence ATTGTCATCTATAAAGCTTACGTTCTTCTTGCACTTACAACGCTCTTCTGGGCCGGCAACTCGGTTGCCGGCAAATGGGCGGTGGGCCATGCTTCGCCCATGGTTCTGGTTACCGCCCGCTGGGCGAGCGTGATGCTGGTGTTGTATCTGTTCAAGAGAGGGCAGATTGGCGCCGATTGGCCGGCAATCCGGCCGCGGCTGGGCTACTTGCTATTTCTGGGTGCGCTTGGTTTCACCGTATTCAGCGTGGCGCTTTATTATGCGCTGGTCTATACCACCGTAATCAACGCCAGTATCTTGCAAGGAGGCATGCCGCTATTCGTATTTGCCGCAAGTTTCCTTTTGTTTTCCAGCCGTGTGGGCCGCGCCCAGATGATCGGCTTTGTGTTGTCTTTTATAGGCGTGATTGTCATTGCGCTGCGCGGCGATTTTGCCAATTTGATTGCACTTAGCATCAACTTCGGCGACGCGCTGATGCTTGTGGCCATCGTTTCCTACGGTATCTATACCGCTGCGCTGCGCAGCAAGCCCCATGTGCACTGGACTAGCTTGATGTTCGTGCTGTGCCTGGGTGCTACTTTGGCGGCGCTGCCTTTACTGGCTTTCGAGGCTGTTCAGGGTAAAACCATCTTTCCGGATATGCTGGGCTGGGCGGCCATTGCATATATTGTTATTTTCCCCTCTTTCCTCAGCCAGGTCTTTTATATTCGGGCAGTCGAGCTGATCGGGGCGAACCGGGCCGGCCTGTTCATCAATCTGCTGCCCGTATGGGGCGCATTGTTGGCGGTTACCATGATCAATGAGGAATTTCATCCTTACCACGCAATGGCTTTGATGATGATTCTGGCAGGAATCAGCCTAGCCGAGTATGGCGGAAGAAAGCAGGTAAGGGCCGAACTTGAGGGGCGCCAGAAGGGCGACTGA
- the ygiD gene encoding 4,5-DOPA dioxygenase extradiol, which yields MPALFIGHGNPMNTLEQNGYTEAWQAFGRHLPRPKALLVVSAHWYFGATAITAMPKPRTIHDFYGFPQALFDFQYPAPGDADLACEIVELVKPQWLGLDRDQWGIDHGTWSVLAHMYPDADIPVLQLSINALRPLDYHLELAARLAPLREQGVMIIASGNVVHNLQKLQWREQELAYDWAERFDDAVVEQLAQEPGDILRVLDHPDYGLAVPTPDHFIPLLYLAGLAATDNSKPESLVRGHTMGAISMSCFGLEAEMELRKDPSCAARLPEGVPPDQTNI from the coding sequence ATGCCAGCCCTCTTCATTGGACACGGAAATCCAATGAATACATTGGAACAAAATGGCTACACCGAAGCGTGGCAAGCATTCGGGCGGCATCTTCCCCGCCCCAAGGCTTTGCTGGTCGTTTCCGCCCACTGGTATTTTGGCGCCACGGCCATCACGGCAATGCCCAAGCCCAGAACCATCCATGACTTTTATGGCTTTCCGCAAGCTTTATTCGACTTCCAGTACCCAGCACCTGGCGACGCCGACCTGGCCTGCGAAATCGTCGAACTGGTCAAACCCCAATGGCTGGGCCTGGACCGCGACCAATGGGGCATCGACCATGGCACCTGGTCGGTGCTGGCACACATGTATCCGGATGCGGACATCCCCGTCCTGCAACTTTCCATCAACGCGCTAAGGCCCCTCGATTACCACCTTGAGCTTGCTGCCAGGCTGGCTCCTCTTCGGGAACAAGGGGTGATGATCATCGCCAGCGGCAACGTCGTGCATAATCTGCAGAAATTGCAATGGCGCGAGCAGGAATTGGCTTACGACTGGGCGGAACGGTTCGACGACGCCGTAGTGGAGCAACTGGCGCAGGAACCCGGCGACATCCTGCGCGTACTCGACCACCCCGACTATGGTCTTGCCGTACCCACACCCGACCATTTCATCCCGCTGCTTTATCTGGCGGGGCTGGCGGCAACTGACAACAGCAAACCCGAATCCCTGGTCCGAGGCCATACCATGGGCGCCATCTCGATGAGCTGTTTCGGACTCGAGGCGGAAATGGAACTGCGGAAAGACCCCAGTTGCGCGGCGAGGTTGCCGGAAGGCGTGCCGCCGGATCAAACCAATATATAA